The following coding sequences are from one Rhipicephalus microplus isolate Deutch F79 chromosome 3, USDA_Rmic, whole genome shotgun sequence window:
- the LOC119160104 gene encoding uncharacterized protein LOC119160104 isoform X3, with the protein MLRQTPHYAEKEVCLEEECPEGDRQEILLVPVFLEWFLRERKRKFLQVSAGYEQKQLLGCATYHTFNAHRETHRFHTISEEKNMQW; encoded by the exons ATGCTGAGGCAGACTCCTCATTATGCGGAAAA AGAGGTATGCCTTGAAGAAGAATGCCCTGAAGG GGACCGCCAAGAAATTCTTTTGGTACCTGTTTTCTtggagtggttcttaagagaaaggaagagaaaa TTCTTACAGGTCTCCGCAGGCTACGAACAGAAGCAACTGCTCGGCTGTGCCACCTACCACACCTTCAAT GCCCACCGGGAAACCCACAGATTTCACACCATCTCG GAAGAGAAAAACATGCAGTGGTGA
- the LOC119160104 gene encoding uncharacterized protein LOC119160104 isoform X1 yields the protein MLRQTPHYAEKEVCLEEECPEGDRQEILLVPVFLEWFLRERKRKFLQVSAGYEQKQLLGCATYHTFNAHRETHRFHTISRASEANMWVTFFVDETSTDKIIFSKYQVQDEAAVDLPRELCSEELVNLVVRKAAVDATELQRKGAVKVILRVATFYNLVHEPACQRDSGSRSLTKEVSLVLKALQLQHEQIMQQNEIMTSFISSLNAEKPVPKFVEPDAFDGISSNPESLLEFYEYVAEKKKKKKQVAL from the exons ATGCTGAGGCAGACTCCTCATTATGCGGAAAA AGAGGTATGCCTTGAAGAAGAATGCCCTGAAGG GGACCGCCAAGAAATTCTTTTGGTACCTGTTTTCTtggagtggttcttaagagaaaggaagagaaaa TTCTTACAGGTCTCCGCAGGCTACGAACAGAAGCAACTGCTCGGCTGTGCCACCTACCACACCTTCAAT GCCCACCGGGAAACCCACAGATTTCACACCATCTCG cggGCCAGCGAAGCcaacatgtgggtgacgttcttcgttGACGAGACCTCCACGGacaagatcatcttttcgaagtaccaagttcaagatgaagcagcggtggacctacctcgtgagctctgctcggaagaactcgtaaacctggttgtgaGAAAGGCAGCTGTGGACGCTACTGAACTACAAAGGAAAGGTGCTGTAAAAGTGAtcttgcgtgtggcgaccttctaCAACCTAGTTCATGAACCAGCGTGTCAAAGAGACTCGGGATCACGATCTTTGACgaaagaggtgagcctcgttttgaaggCTCTTCAGCTGCAACATGAACAGATTATGCAACAGAACGAAATAATGACATCctttataagctctctgaatgctgagaaaCCGGTGCCTAAATTCGTAGAGCCTGATGCCTTCGACGGTAtctcttcaaatccagaaagtttgCTTGAGTTCTATGAATatgtggctgaaaaaaaaaaaaaaaaaaaacaggtggctctctga
- the LOC119163568 gene encoding ribosome assembly protein METTL17, mitochondrial: MIISKMSHLHKLLRFLRTKPCICSVRPITKASNAVSLPSELSDALDAAEIKHRNHPGARRRKQVKLPEKLLTAAEAVLETQDISKLREAAMVIRNQLWSRHLPIENDELRSRAMNIEKELFGNSIERMSQEERDYVEEDAKKQVFERLKKRVRLWKPMRYDDFGARGYLVGKLAGDYAVAHDVFHEIQHLYPAFAPNSIMDFGSGLASCFWAAKSIWPKYFQEYFSVDISNEMHALARLLAAGGNTNAQVKFRSFFQREFLPSTDKITFDLVVSAFTLMELPNAMQRLETVASLWGKTSGLLVLIENGTQAGHKAIAEARDFILMISKDGGQEPAHVLAPCPHDLDCPRETQALGIPCTFQARYEEPFLTASRHPAISRYSYVVLQRPGEIGKEREWARVIRPVLRRSRHVVCRFCCKDARLREFVFSKKRHGRHVYRLARSSEWGDQLPLDMLPPDEEGTPLCDGCVEDVDIDTVDDVDSK; this comes from the exons ATGATAATTTCGAAAATGAGTCATTTACACAAGCTCCTGAGGTTTCTGAGGACAAAACCCTGCATCTGCAGCGTTCGG CCGATTACTAAAGCTAGCAATGCCGTCTCACTGCCGAGCGAGCTCAGCGATGCACTCGATGCGGCCGAGATCAAACACAGGAATCACCCTGGAGCGCGAAGACGGAAGCAAGTCAAGCTTCCAGAGAAACTACTGACGGCGGCCGAAGCTGTTCTCGAAA CACAAGACATAAGCAAATTACGCGAAGCAGCCATGGTTATCAGGAACCAGCTCTGGTCTCGGCACCTACCCATCGAGAATGATGAGCTCAGATCCCGAGCTATGAACATTGAGAAGGAGCTCTTTGGAAACT CTATTGAGAGAATGAGCCAGGAGGAAAGAGATTACGTTGAAGAAGATGCGAAAAAACAAGTATTTGAGCGCCTGAAGAAGCGAGTGAGATTGTGGAAGCCTATGAG GTATGATGATTTCGGAGCTCGTGGCTACCTTGTCGGGAAACTAGCCGGCGACTATGCAGTTGCCCACGACGTCTTTCACGAG ATTCAACATTTATATCCTGCTTTCGCCCCTAATTCTATCATGGACTTTGGGTCAGGTCTTGCTTCATGTTTCTG GGCTGCAAAGAGTATATGGCCAAAATACTTTCAAGAGTACTTCAGTGTTGACATCTCAAATGAAATGCATGCTCTGGCAAGGCTTTTGGCAGCAG GAGGAAATACCAATGCACAGGTGAAGTTCCGCTCATTTTTTCAACGGGAATTTCTTCCATCTACGGATAAA ATTACCTTTGACCTTGTGGTCAGTGCATTCACACTTATGGAGCTGCCAAACGCGATGCAAAGGCTGGAAACTGTGGCCAGCCTGTGGGGCAAGACCAGTGGCCTGTTG GTTCTAATTGAAAACGGCACACAAGCCGGACATAAGGCCATTGCCGAAGCTCGTGACTTCATACTAATG ATCAGCAAAGATGGCGGTCAAGAACCTGCCCATGTTTTGGCTCCT TGTCCTCATGACCTCGATTGCCCAAGGGAGACGCAGGCTCTCGGAATTCcctgcacattccaagcacgctACGAGGAGCCTTTCCTTACAGCC AGCAGGCACCCGGCTATTTCAAGGTACTCTTACGTGGTACTGCAGAGGCCTGGAGAAATTGGCA AGGAGAGAGAGTGGGCCCGTGTGATCCGGCCAGTGCTGCGTCGTAGCCGGCACGTGGTCTGCCGGTTCTGCTGCAAGGATGCACGATTGAGAGAATTTGTGTTCAGCAAAAAAAGGCACGGCAG GCACGTGTACCGATTGGCCCGCTCTAGTGAGTGGGGAGACCAACTGCCGCTGGACATGCTGCCACCTGACGAAGAAGGAACACCACTGTGCGATGGCTGTGTTGAAGATGTCGACATTGACACAGTTGACGATGTAGATAGCAAATAA
- the LOC119160104 gene encoding uncharacterized protein LOC119160104 isoform X2, whose translation MLRQTPHYAEKEVCLEEECPEGSYRSPQATNRSNCSAVPPTTPSMPTGKPTDFTPSRKRKTCSGEDIEASIKDLLGSCSTSIQAISKKKEALQPDECEIAGSLVAVKLKALPKRKRSQVLFEIHKLLHEAEMECLEDSD comes from the exons ATGCTGAGGCAGACTCCTCATTATGCGGAAAA AGAGGTATGCCTTGAAGAAGAATGCCCTGAAGG TTCTTACAGGTCTCCGCAGGCTACGAACAGAAGCAACTGCTCGGCTGTGCCACCTACCACACCTTCAAT GCCCACCGGGAAACCCACAGATTTCACACCATCTCG GAAGAGAAAAACATGCAGTGGTGAGGACATCGAAGCGAGTATAAAAGACCTGCTTGGCAGCTGCTCCACCTCCATTCAAGcgatttcaaagaaaaaagaagcactgcAGCCCGATGAGTGCGAGATAGCTGGAAGCCTTGTAGCTGTCAAACTCAAGGCATTACCGAAGAGAAAGCGCTCACAGGTGCTTTTTGAGATCCACAAGCTTCTACATGAAGCTGAAATGGAATGTCTGGAGGATTCCGATTGA